The Lathyrus oleraceus cultivar Zhongwan6 chromosome 5, CAAS_Psat_ZW6_1.0, whole genome shotgun sequence genome includes the window ttcttcattattatccatttatcattataaaaaaaaattcgAAAAAAAAGGGGtataagaaaaaaaattaaaaaaaaaggaTCTGATTGTTAAAGATTGtgattaaaaaaaaaattctattttttttcttGCCACACTCTTAAAATTCTCCTGGTTTCCTTTGTTTTAGAGTCTTTTTTTTTGTTTGCTGTTTTTTAAAgttttttgtgtgttgattatcATCTGAAATTGATTTCTTTGTGTTGATTCATTTTGGTTTCTCTAAAGAACTAAAAGAGCAAATTGAGTGGTAAAAGGCAGAgtgtttttattattaaaaaaaaagcCAAATTTTTTTTTGAGTGAAACACGAGTGATTGAGTGTAAACACGTGAGTAGAGTGGTGAGGTCCATTTTTAAACATTTGTTCCTAATTTCACAAATATTTCACAATTATGTCTAGTCCACCTTCACCTAGAACAATAGCTTTAACTGTTCAGATCGCAGCCATGCGTGACAATTttgaaagattgttaagagaaCAAGGTGAACAACTTCAACAAAGAATTGATGAGTTGGAAAGGAGGCCCCAAAATTCTAATGATGGTAGTGGTGATGAGGAGGAAAGAAGACGTAGAAGGAGACAAGGGGGAGATAATTTGAGGGGCAGAAAAATTAAAGTTCCAACTTTTGTTGGGAAGAGTGACCCGGGGGCATATCTAGAATGGGAGACTAAACTTGAACAAATTTTTAATTGTCACAATTATTCTAATCTTGAAAAAGTGCAGGTTGCTTCTATTGAGTTCAAGGAGTATGCCTTAGTTTGGTGGGATCAATTGACCAAAGATAGAAGGAGGTATGCAGAACGACCAATTGATACTTGGGAAGAGATGAAAAGAATCATGAGGAGAAGGTTTGTCCCTTCCTATTATCATAGGGAATTGCACAACAAATTGCAAAGACTCACTCAAGGTTCTAAAAGTGTTGAAGAATATTTCAAGGAGATGGAAGTTCTCAAAATTAGAGCTAATGTAGAGGAGGACGATGAAGAAACTATGGCTAGATTTCTCCATGGTCTAAATCATGACATTAGTGACATAGTGGAACTTCATCACTATGTTGAAATGGATGAATTGATACACCAAGCTATCAAAGTAGAACAACAACTCAAAAGAAAGAGCCAAGCAAGGAGAAATTCCACCACTTTCAATTCTCAAAGTTGGAAGGACAAAACAAAGAAGGAGGGTGCTTCATCATCTAAGGAAGCCACGGTTGAAAACAAAGGTAAAACTATTACATCTTCTTCTTCAAGTGTTTCAACTAACAAAAGTGTTAAGTGTTTCAAGTGTCAAGTCCAAGGACATATTGCATCTCAATGTCCAACAAAGAGAACTATGCTTatggaagaaaatgaagaaattGTTGAAGAGGAGGATGGTGATTATGATGAGGAGTTTGAAGAAGAAATACCTAGTGGAGATTTACTCATGGTGAGAAGAATGTTTGGAAGCCAAATAAAGGAGGAGGATACAGGTCAAAGAGAAAACCTTTTTCATACAAGATGCTTTGTGCAAGGAAAGGTTTGTTCTTTAATAATTGATGGAGGAAGTTGTACAAATGTTGCAAGCACGCGTCTGGTTTCTAAATTAAAATTGGAAACAAAACCTCACCCTAAGCCTTACAAACTCCAATGGCTTAATGAAAGTGTAGAAATGCTTGTTAATAAAAAAGTTGAGATTTATTttaaaattggaaaatatgaGGATGTAGTGTTGTGTGATGTAGTACCAATGGAAGCTAGTCATTTGTTATTAGGTAGGCCTTGGCAATTTGATAGAAAAACCAATCATGATGGGTACTCCAATAAGTACTCTTTTATGTATCATGATCAAAAGATCAATCTTGTACCGTTAAATCCTAGTGAGGTGAGAGAAGATCaaagaaaaatgagagaaaaatatgatcaagaaagaaaagaaaaagaaaaagaaaaaaaaaaaaagaaaagaaaaagaaaaagaaaa containing:
- the LOC127081350 gene encoding uncharacterized protein LOC127081350; amino-acid sequence: MSSPPSPRTIALTVQIAAMRDNFERLLREQGEQLQQRIDELERRPQNSNDGSGDEEERRRRRRQGGDNLRGRKIKVPTFVGKSDPGAYLEWETKLEQIFNCHNYSNLEKVQVASIEFKEYALVWWDQLTKDRRRYAERPIDTWEEMKRIMRRRFVPSYYHRELHNKLQRLTQGSKSVEEYFKEMEVLKIRANVEEDDEETMARFLHGLNHDISDIVELHHYVEMDELIHQAIKVEQQLKRKSQARRNSTTFNSQSWKDKTKKEGASSSKEATVENKGKTITSSSSSVSTNKSVKCFKCQVQGHIASQCPTKRTMLMEENEEIVEEEDGDYDEEFEEEIPSGDLLMVRRMFGSQIKEEDTGQRENLFHTRCFVQGKVCSLIIDGGSCTNVASTRLVSKLKLETKPHPKPYKLQWLNESVEMLVNKKVEIYFKIGKYEDVVLCDVVPMEASHLLLGRPWQFDRKTNHDGYSNKYSFMYHDQKINLVPLNPSEEFKELFPEEVPSGLPPIRGIEHHIDLNPGASLPNRPAYRSNPQQTKEI